The Coffea arabica cultivar ET-39 chromosome 6e, Coffea Arabica ET-39 HiFi, whole genome shotgun sequence genome contains the following window.
CATATAATAATATTAACTAGTGCTGTTACATGCGTAGACGATAACTGTCAAACACGTGAATACGAGAAATGCCCTTTATTTAGTACTCCATCCATTTTtgtataactgacgtttaagaaatttgctcttaagtacttttatccgtcgttttactatccccatgcagcattaattattttttcacaattttacccttttatctctcttttccaatacagggttcttaattactactcctagttagtttgcattgcttttgacctagtaaaacagcaccatttagtactctagtgagagaaaacatgggtgaattggataattaataagggtacaaaaggaaagtagtgtatagatttaaacaatgaaaaacttttcttaattggtgtgcaaaaccttaaacatcagttataaaaaaagggagggagtagtATATATATACTCCAGCAACCAAAACATTAATGTAACTATCTATTCTCGTACCCATATGTTTCTGTGCCTGCCCTTCATCATTTGATGGACAGGTACCACAATATCGTTGcccttcttttctcaaaatctttATTATTGTGTCGCCAAAAGGGATCCCAGTCATACGAACATGgtatttctcaaaaaaaatttcctttcaataaTGGTGGTATCTCATAGGAAGTTATAAGCAGTAGCTGAAACTTGCTTGTTCAAAAGAACATTTTGTCATCACTTAGTAACTACTAGTACACAATAATATTTGCTAATTCAACCAATTTAGTTAGTAATAATAAGAGTCGGCTGCCAACATTGGCAAGGAGAGAGCTACCGAGTTCTTTACATTGAACTACGTCTAATAAAGTAAAGTGCGTTTGATTTTATCCATTTCAAATTCTACCTTGAGCCTAATTATGTACTACTCCACCTCAATTATGAAAGCAAGCAGCAATTTTTGATACttgtttataaaaataaaaaaaaaaggagttgtAAACGATTAATTGGTTGGCTATCTCCGTCAGGAATGCAAAGAACTTGTATGGTAGTACCCTACCCCACTTCACTTCTCTGGGTTGGAGTAGGAACAAGGAAGTAATAGGGAAAGCACACTCTTGATGGGACTTTCCATAGTCCATTATTTGAGCCTGTTTTGTTCTCTTCCATGCAGACTCCTGCTCGTGATTTATACTTGTGTTGAAAATCGAGACACTCGTGGTTCATGCACCGGCACGTAAACAAAGTCCAATCATTCTTCCTTTTCGCAAACATACCTGTCAACCTTTTTCTACAGAAGAAAAGATCAGCAAGTAGTGATATATCCACCCACCAATTCTTAAATGGCACCTCCTCACCACAGCCTTAATCCCAGCAGACATGATCAATCAGGAAGTGGCCAGACTGTATCTGCCTCAATCTCTCCgcattattatcatttttattattatatataaacAGCTGCAGCTCTCCTTCTTTTATGATTGATTCCTAATGCATTATATAtacacatcttcttcatcaataACCAATGCTTATTAATTAGAAATATATATTGATTTACTGGtgcaaaacaaaaagaatgccTAACAAAAGCTTGTCTGCTTTGCTTCTTTCTCtctttattataatttttacaacAGCTTCTGCTCAACTCACTACCAACTTCTATCGCAATACGTGCCCAAATGTGGAAGCCCTTGTCCGCAATGCCGTCCAAACGAAGTTCAGGCAGACCTTCACTACTGCTCCGGCAACTCTCAGACTCTATTTTCACGATTGCTTTGTCAGGGTACGTACGTGTAGATTCCATTCATAATTCATTAGCTGATCACTTTACTagtttcaactttttttttccctctcacttTTTTGGCCCGCATCAATTATTACGCGCGGACGAGTGCTTTTTTCTGCAGGGCTGAAGTTGATGCTTGATTTTGTGATAAATTTTGGTTTTGACATCTGTGTACAGGGTTGCGATGCTTCGATTATGATTGCATCGCCTAATAACAGCGCCGAAAAGGATCACCCCGACAATCTTTCGCTCGCCGGAGATGGATTTGACACCGTTGTCAAAGCCAAAGCAGCTGTAGATAGCGACCCTCGGTGCAAAAACAGAGTTTCATGTGCAGACGTACTGGCTTTGGCTGCCCGTGAAGTCGTTTCCTTGGTATGATTATTCCTAAATTTGAAGCAGTAGGACGCAAGCATCGCTTGATAACAAGCTTCTCATTGTTAATCAAAACGAGCAGAATTGTGATTTGTGAATGAATAATCttgattttgtttaattatgCAGGCTGGGGGACCATTTTATCCGGTCGAATTGGGACGACGTGATGGGAGAATATCTACCATTGCCAGTGTACAACATAGGCTTCCGCCGCCGAACTTTAATCTGGACCAGCTCAATGCCTTGTTTTCTAGTCATGGTCTAGACCAAACTGATATGATTGCTTTATCAGGTAACAAATAGAAGCCAGCATTACTATCATTGTTCTGATTCATATGTTTCCTGGAAATCTTGAAATAGATTGCTTCGTCTTCTTCTTCTGAAGCCACCAATGatccttgaattttttttttattcttttttttttttgggggaaatCCCCTGATaatttgatttccaaatattttaATCCTCCTTGCAAGAATCAATTAACAAAATTTTGACTTTGCTTCCCTAGTAGATTAACGTATTTTTTCTTCATAACATCCATGGTTAATTTATCAATTTGTTGATTTGTTGCAGGTGCACATACAATTGGATTCTCCCACTGCAGCAGATTCTCCAAGCGCATATACAGTTTTACTCCTCAAACAAGAATTGACCCAACACTGAATCTGCAATACGCCATGCAGCTAAGGCAAATGTGCCCAACCAACGTCGACTCAAGAATTGCCATCGACATGGATCCGACCACCCCTAATACTTTTGACAATGCTTATTACCAAAATCTTCAGCAAGGAAAGGGCTTGTTCACCTCTGATCAAGCATTGTTTACGGATAATCGGTCGAAGACCACCGTCAACCAATTTGCGTCCAACAAAGCTGCTTTCCAGCAAGCTTTTATCACAGCCATCACCAAGCTGGGCCGCGTTGGAGTCTTGACTGGGAATCAGGGTGAGATCAGACGTGACTGCACAAGGCCAAACTGATTAATCCAAGAGCTCCCACATTTCCATGGACAGAAATTAGTCTTTCAGTGTGAAGTATAGCTAATTCTTTATTTGTTTGTGAGGCTGTGAACCCTGTAAAACTTTTTCTTCGACAAGGAAGTAAATTCCTTTTTGTGTGGTTTTCATTGCAATTTCAAGAATTTAAGAAATGTAAAGAGCAAAAATGAGTTTGGCTATAAGCAACAAGAACAGGACAAACTTTCTTAGAATCAGAAGAGTTCTTGCAAGGAGATAAGCGGatacaaagaaaagaaatatgggAGCTGTAAGTACTAGAGAGAGTAACAGAAAACATAAGCAAG
Protein-coding sequences here:
- the LOC113695638 gene encoding peroxidase 16-like is translated as MPNKSLSALLLSLFIIIFTTASAQLTTNFYRNTCPNVEALVRNAVQTKFRQTFTTAPATLRLYFHDCFVRGCDASIMIASPNNSAEKDHPDNLSLAGDGFDTVVKAKAAVDSDPRCKNRVSCADVLALAAREVVSLAGGPFYPVELGRRDGRISTIASVQHRLPPPNFNLDQLNALFSSHGLDQTDMIALSGAHTIGFSHCSRFSKRIYSFTPQTRIDPTLNLQYAMQLRQMCPTNVDSRIAIDMDPTTPNTFDNAYYQNLQQGKGLFTSDQALFTDNRSKTTVNQFASNKAAFQQAFITAITKLGRVGVLTGNQGEIRRDCTRPN